The Desmonostoc muscorum LEGE 12446 genome includes a region encoding these proteins:
- a CDS encoding NIL domain-containing protein has translation MTSDTPTNKRIRLRIPKDYHQEPVISRLVSDYNLTVNITAAILGANAVGDGWFDLELKGTEAQIQSGLAYLHDLELQVWDETKASDW, from the coding sequence ATGACTAGTGACACACCTACAAATAAACGGATTCGACTCAGAATTCCTAAGGACTATCATCAGGAACCTGTGATTTCTCGCCTGGTGTCTGACTACAATCTGACTGTGAATATCACAGCAGCAATTCTGGGAGCCAATGCTGTCGGTGATGGTTGGTTTGATCTGGAACTTAAAGGAACAGAGGCACAAATTCAGAGTGGACTAGCTTATCTCCACGATTTGGAATTACAAGTCTGGGATGAGACTAAAGCAAGTGATTGGTAA
- the cysW gene encoding sulfate ABC transporter permease subunit CysW codes for MTVDKPSFHSSASDDIPYTTKPKEQKKWVPIVLIGIAIAYLTLVQYIPAINVFIQAFSKGVGPFISNLTRPAFLHAAWLTLLLAAIALPLNTVFGLCAAWAIARHKFPGRAIVLSIIDLPFSISPVVAGLMIVLLYGRNGWFGPWLQAHDIKIIFAFPGMVLATAFVSMPFVAREVIPVLEEFGKDQEEAARTLGAKDWQIFWRVTLPSIRWGLLYGLILTNARAMGEFGAVSVVSGNIADLTQSLPLFVEDAYKQYETEAAFSAAVLLALLAVVTLVLKEILERKTRIKDVE; via the coding sequence ATGACAGTAGATAAGCCAAGTTTTCACTCATCTGCATCTGATGATATTCCATATACAACCAAGCCGAAAGAGCAGAAAAAGTGGGTGCCAATAGTTTTAATTGGTATAGCGATCGCCTATTTAACTCTAGTTCAATATATCCCTGCAATTAACGTTTTTATCCAAGCCTTCAGCAAGGGAGTCGGACCGTTTATATCTAACCTGACACGACCAGCCTTTCTCCATGCAGCTTGGTTAACACTGTTATTAGCTGCGATCGCTCTGCCATTAAATACAGTATTTGGTTTGTGTGCAGCTTGGGCGATCGCTCGCCATAAATTTCCCGGACGCGCCATAGTTTTGAGCATTATTGACCTGCCCTTTTCCATCTCCCCCGTAGTCGCAGGATTGATGATTGTCCTACTATACGGACGCAATGGCTGGTTTGGTCCTTGGCTCCAGGCACACGATATCAAAATTATCTTTGCCTTTCCAGGTATGGTGTTGGCTACAGCCTTCGTCAGTATGCCCTTCGTAGCGCGGGAAGTAATTCCTGTTTTAGAAGAATTTGGCAAAGATCAAGAAGAAGCAGCTAGAACATTAGGTGCCAAAGATTGGCAAATATTTTGGCGCGTCACCTTACCCAGTATCCGTTGGGGCTTACTCTACGGTTTAATTTTGACCAACGCCAGAGCAATGGGTGAATTCGGCGCAGTTTCAGTGGTATCAGGCAACATCGCTGACTTAACCCAGAGCTTACCACTATTTGTGGAAGACGCTTACAAACAGTATGAAACCGAAGCTGCCTTTTCTGCCGCTGTACTATTAGCCTTACTAGCAGTAGTCACCCTAGTGCTAAAAGAGATTTTAGAACGCAAAACCCGCATTAAAGATGTTGAATAG
- the cysT gene encoding sulfate ABC transporter permease subunit CysT, with amino-acid sequence MTTISPSVEVQRKTSFWKKLQRVPWTWRITIAYLTVMLFMPIVAMFLKASTEPPARFWAIATSDIALATYNVTFVTSLFAALLNGVFGTLIAWVLVRYDFPLKRLIDATVDLPFALPTSVAGLTLATVYSDNGWIGSLLAPLGIKVSFTRTGVAVAMIFISLPFVVRTVQPVLQEMEHEIEEAAWCLGASQWQTFWKVILPPLFPTILTGVALGFSRAVGEYGSTVIISSNTPFQDLIAPVLIFQRLEQYDYSGATVIGIVLLSISLVLLLAINFLQAWARRYDSR; translated from the coding sequence ATGACGACTATATCTCCTTCTGTGGAAGTCCAACGTAAAACATCGTTTTGGAAAAAATTGCAGCGAGTTCCGTGGACTTGGCGAATCACCATTGCATACCTGACGGTGATGTTGTTTATGCCCATAGTCGCCATGTTTCTCAAAGCGAGTACTGAACCTCCAGCTAGGTTTTGGGCGATCGCAACTAGTGATATTGCATTAGCAACATACAATGTAACTTTTGTGACTTCATTGTTTGCAGCCCTGCTCAATGGTGTATTTGGTACTCTGATTGCTTGGGTTCTAGTCCGCTACGACTTTCCCTTGAAACGCTTGATTGATGCCACAGTAGATTTACCGTTTGCGTTGCCAACATCAGTAGCAGGTTTAACACTGGCAACAGTCTACAGCGATAATGGCTGGATAGGCTCCCTGCTAGCACCTCTAGGAATTAAAGTATCTTTCACTCGGACGGGAGTAGCAGTAGCAATGATCTTTATCTCACTGCCTTTTGTGGTGAGAACTGTGCAACCTGTACTTCAGGAAATGGAACATGAAATTGAAGAAGCCGCTTGGTGTCTGGGTGCTTCTCAATGGCAGACATTCTGGAAAGTGATTTTGCCGCCATTATTTCCGACAATATTGACTGGTGTTGCCTTGGGTTTCTCCCGTGCAGTTGGGGAATATGGTTCAACAGTGATTATTTCTTCCAATACACCATTCCAAGATTTAATCGCGCCTGTGCTGATTTTCCAGCGGTTAGAGCAGTATGACTATTCTGGTGCAACAGTAATTGGCATAGTTCTACTATCAATTTCCTTAGTGTTGCTATTAGCTATTAATTTCTTACAAGCATGGGCAAGGCGATATGACAGTAGATAA
- a CDS encoding sulfate ABC transporter substrate-binding protein, with protein MSLWQRPLKILQAMAPAGYAYAEHRINRFRLNSLKGFVSLFLVGALMSVALAACSGGNGSNSSTENPSASPVAASKGNVELTLVSFAVTKAAHEAIIPKFVEQWKKDHNQTVTFKQSYGGSGSQTRAVIDGLEADVVHLALAGDTTKIEKAGLIQPGWEKEVPNNAIVSKSVAALITRPGNPKGIKTWEDLAKADTKLITADPKTSGIAKWNFLALWNSVIKTGGDDAKATEFVTKVYNNVPILTKDAREATDTFAKQGQGDALINYENEVILAKQKGEKVDYVVPEVNISIDNPIAVVDKNVDKHGTREVAEGFVKYLYTPEAQQEFVKLGFRPVDETLAQTKEVTDKFPKVKTLGTVQDFGGWEEIDKKFFADGGVFDKIQAQKKR; from the coding sequence ATGAGTTTGTGGCAGCGCCCACTGAAAATATTACAAGCGATGGCTCCGGCAGGCTACGCCTACGCTGAACATAGAATCAATCGGTTCAGACTGAATTCGCTCAAAGGTTTTGTATCGCTATTTTTGGTAGGGGCTTTAATGAGTGTGGCGCTTGCCGCCTGCTCCGGTGGGAATGGGAGCAATTCTTCCACAGAAAACCCTAGTGCTAGTCCTGTGGCTGCAAGTAAAGGTAATGTTGAATTAACCCTCGTTTCCTTTGCGGTTACCAAAGCCGCTCACGAAGCCATCATTCCTAAATTTGTAGAACAGTGGAAGAAAGATCATAACCAAACTGTCACCTTCAAGCAAAGTTATGGCGGTTCTGGTTCTCAAACTCGCGCCGTCATTGATGGTTTGGAAGCAGATGTTGTCCACTTAGCACTTGCAGGAGACACTACAAAGATTGAGAAGGCTGGATTAATTCAGCCAGGATGGGAAAAAGAAGTTCCCAACAATGCAATTGTCTCCAAATCTGTGGCAGCGCTAATCACTCGCCCTGGCAACCCTAAAGGCATCAAAACTTGGGAAGATTTGGCCAAAGCAGATACAAAACTGATTACCGCTGATCCCAAAACCTCAGGCATTGCTAAGTGGAATTTCCTCGCACTGTGGAACTCCGTGATTAAAACCGGTGGAGATGACGCTAAAGCAACTGAATTTGTCACCAAAGTTTACAATAACGTGCCAATTCTGACTAAAGATGCACGGGAAGCTACAGACACATTTGCCAAGCAGGGTCAAGGAGATGCCTTGATTAACTACGAAAACGAAGTTATTCTGGCAAAACAAAAAGGTGAGAAAGTTGATTATGTGGTTCCCGAAGTAAATATATCCATCGACAATCCCATCGCTGTAGTAGATAAAAACGTCGATAAGCATGGTACACGGGAAGTTGCTGAAGGTTTTGTGAAATACCTCTATACTCCAGAAGCACAACAAGAGTTTGTTAAATTAGGATTCAGACCTGTGGATGAGACTTTAGCTCAAACTAAAGAAGTCACAGATAAGTTTCCTAAGGTAAAAACTTTAGGTACAGTTCAGGACTTTGGTGGTTGGGAAGAAATTGATAAAAAGTTCTTCGCAGATGGGGGTGTGTTTGATAAGATACAAGCCCAAAAGAAAAGGTAA
- a CDS encoding gamma-glutamylcyclotransferase, translating to MSLSRSDLEAGNEQTRLLEPSHSGIKLTTLSEDELQRSLDEILQQQPPNSDIWIFAYGSLIWNPLITYVERRAGIIYGWHRRFCTWMILGQGTPENPGLLLGLDRGGSCRGVIYRIAAADVPKELLLIWRREMLAGVYNARWVRVFDGTQEFKAIAFVANRQHPRYADRIPSTTTINSIATASGKLGSCADYLMRTVDGLTAEGIKDKKLFLLHKQVLAKQQALLASSGSTQIKTSE from the coding sequence ATGTCACTTAGTCGTAGCGACCTCGAAGCCGGAAACGAACAGACAAGACTATTAGAACCATCACACTCTGGAATCAAGCTAACTACCCTGAGTGAAGATGAGTTACAGCGATCGCTTGATGAGATACTACAACAGCAACCACCAAATTCTGATATCTGGATATTTGCCTACGGTTCGCTGATTTGGAATCCTTTAATCACATACGTTGAGCGCCGTGCTGGGATCATTTATGGTTGGCATCGGCGCTTTTGTACATGGATGATTCTTGGCCAGGGGACTCCAGAGAATCCCGGATTACTCTTAGGACTCGATCGCGGTGGTAGTTGTCGTGGTGTTATTTATCGAATTGCTGCTGCCGATGTTCCAAAAGAATTACTGCTGATTTGGCGACGGGAGATGTTGGCTGGTGTTTACAATGCTCGTTGGGTAAGGGTTTTTGATGGTACACAGGAATTCAAAGCGATCGCCTTTGTTGCCAATCGTCAACATCCCAGGTACGCCGATCGCATACCATCAACAACTACTATTAATAGTATTGCCACCGCATCTGGAAAATTGGGTTCCTGCGCCGATTATCTGATGAGAACTGTCGATGGATTGACCGCAGAAGGGATTAAAGATAAAAAATTGTTCTTATTACACAAACAAGTGCTGGCAAAACAACAAGCGCTTTTAGCTAGTAGCGGCTCAACTCAAATTAAGACTTCAGAATGA
- a CDS encoding sulfite exporter TauE/SafE family protein gives MADTELLSLIAIFFITSVISVITGSTSLITVPVMLQFGIEPRTALATNMLALTFMSVGGTLPFIGKKLIDYNRLPIIILLTILGSIIGALLVLVIPAKSMPAIISILMIVVAIFSIANGQAGIIPTTTNPSPIVEIGGYVATFVLGVYGGFFSGGYVTMLTAAYVSLFRMTFVQAVANTKLINIFSSLIATIIFLTQGIVDYKLGIILSITMFIGGIFGSQVALKLNNIWLRRIFITTVIALGLKTLLDFSALR, from the coding sequence ATGGCTGATACTGAATTACTATCGCTCATAGCAATTTTCTTTATAACAAGTGTCATAAGCGTCATTACAGGAAGTACTTCTTTAATTACCGTCCCTGTAATGTTGCAATTTGGTATTGAACCGCGTACTGCTCTTGCTACCAATATGCTGGCATTAACCTTTATGAGTGTTGGTGGTACATTGCCTTTTATTGGTAAAAAATTAATTGACTATAATCGCTTACCAATAATCATTTTACTAACCATTTTAGGTTCAATTATTGGTGCGTTACTCGTTTTAGTTATACCTGCAAAATCGATGCCTGCAATTATCTCGATTTTGATGATTGTAGTTGCTATATTTTCAATTGCCAATGGTCAGGCTGGAATCATTCCAACAACAACTAATCCATCACCAATAGTAGAAATTGGTGGATATGTGGCAACCTTTGTGCTTGGTGTTTATGGTGGTTTCTTTAGTGGTGGCTATGTGACAATGCTGACAGCAGCTTATGTCAGCTTATTTCGGATGACATTTGTTCAGGCGGTAGCAAATACAAAGTTGATTAACATTTTTTCTTCACTGATTGCCACCATTATTTTCTTAACACAGGGAATAGTCGATTACAAGCTTGGTATTATTCTCAGTATTACTATGTTTATTGGCGGAATATTTGGATCGCAGGTTGCCCTTAAACTCAACAACATCTGGTTGCGACGTATATTTATCACCACAGTAATTGCCCTTGGACTCAAGACCTTACTTGATTTTTCTGCACTACGTTAA
- a CDS encoding class II glutamine amidotransferase, which translates to MCQLLGMNCNVPTDICFSFEGFSARGGKTDHHSDGWGIAFFEGKGCRMFLDDQPSVASPVAEFVRSYPIHSTHVIAHIRKATQGEVALHNCHPFRRELWGKYWVFAHNGNLPDFHPENMGFYQAVGDTDSEKAFCMMLETLRERFPEGEPSIKELYCVLQEITSVIAKLGIFNYLLSDGEHFFAYCSTKLSYIVRQAPFAAAHLIDQDMTVDFREVTTERDRVAVIATTPLTDNEVWTQIQPGELLVFQDGLPLKYTLC; encoded by the coding sequence ATGTGCCAATTGCTTGGAATGAATTGCAATGTCCCAACGGATATTTGCTTTTCTTTTGAAGGTTTTTCTGCACGCGGAGGAAAAACGGATCATCATAGCGATGGTTGGGGCATTGCTTTCTTTGAAGGAAAGGGATGTCGGATGTTTTTAGATGACCAACCTTCTGTCGCTTCTCCGGTAGCGGAGTTTGTGCGGAGTTATCCCATCCACTCAACCCATGTCATAGCCCATATCCGCAAAGCCACTCAGGGTGAAGTTGCTCTACACAACTGCCATCCTTTCCGCAGGGAATTGTGGGGTAAGTATTGGGTATTTGCCCACAACGGTAATTTACCAGATTTTCATCCAGAAAATATGGGCTTTTATCAAGCTGTAGGTGATACGGATAGCGAAAAAGCATTCTGCATGATGCTAGAAACATTACGAGAACGCTTTCCTGAAGGTGAGCCTTCCATTAAAGAACTCTATTGTGTGCTGCAAGAAATTACTAGTGTAATTGCCAAACTAGGTATATTTAACTACTTGCTATCAGATGGAGAACACTTTTTTGCTTATTGCTCAACCAAACTCAGCTATATTGTACGCCAAGCGCCCTTTGCTGCTGCCCATTTGATTGATCAAGATATGACCGTGGATTTTCGGGAAGTGACTACCGAACGCGATCGCGTCGCTGTCATCGCTACCACTCCCCTGACTGACAACGAAGTTTGGACACAAATCCAACCCGGAGAATTGCTAGTATTTCAGGACGGGTTACCCCTGAAATATACCCTCTGTTAA
- a CDS encoding putative quinol monooxygenase has product MTNQTIRVIAHVIALPNKVEELKAVLLELIEPTRQEPDAIKYELLQNQYDPTDFTFVEEWTSHEALNTHMDSPHFQAAAAKLEGLVAAAPDIRHYHLLA; this is encoded by the coding sequence ATGACTAACCAAACTATTCGCGTTATTGCCCATGTTATTGCTTTGCCTAACAAAGTAGAAGAACTTAAAGCTGTGTTGTTGGAACTCATTGAACCAACCAGACAGGAACCAGATGCAATCAAGTATGAACTTTTGCAAAATCAGTATGACCCAACAGACTTTACTTTTGTGGAAGAGTGGACTTCTCATGAAGCCCTGAATACTCATATGGACTCACCCCATTTCCAAGCGGCAGCAGCCAAATTGGAAGGTTTGGTGGCTGCTGCACCAGATATCCGCCATTATCATCTTTTGGCATAA
- the mtnB gene encoding methylthioribulose 1-phosphate dehydratase, protein MNYLDPRLELIATARHFYQQGWMVGTAGNLSVLLPDGSFWITASGRSKGELLLSDFVRIYPDGKEHCPNNLKNNLKPSAETAIHQVLYTLFPEAKACYHVHSVEANLVSRFVTGNSLPLPPLEMLKGLGVYQENPNCVIPIFTNHLQVSQIAADIKEHFAITPAQVPALLIRDHGVTVWAPSPESARNYIELVEYIFRYMVAGWGLGTGDWGDAGMRGMTNDK, encoded by the coding sequence ATGAATTATCTTGACCCTCGTCTTGAGTTAATTGCTACAGCTCGTCACTTTTATCAACAAGGTTGGATGGTGGGAACTGCCGGCAATCTCTCAGTGCTTTTACCCGATGGTAGCTTCTGGATTACAGCCAGTGGTCGGTCTAAAGGAGAATTATTACTGAGTGATTTTGTTCGTATTTATCCAGATGGTAAGGAACATTGCCCAAATAATTTAAAAAATAATTTAAAACCCTCCGCAGAAACCGCCATTCACCAGGTACTTTATACCTTGTTTCCCGAAGCAAAAGCTTGCTACCACGTCCACTCAGTAGAGGCAAATTTGGTTTCTCGCTTTGTAACAGGAAACTCTTTACCTTTACCACCTTTGGAAATGCTCAAAGGTTTGGGAGTTTACCAAGAAAATCCCAATTGTGTGATTCCCATCTTCACCAACCATTTACAAGTTTCCCAAATTGCTGCTGACATTAAAGAACACTTCGCAATTACCCCAGCCCAAGTACCAGCCTTACTCATCCGTGACCACGGTGTTACAGTTTGGGCACCTTCCCCTGAGTCTGCCCGTAATTACATTGAGTTGGTAGAATACATTTTTCGGTACATGGTAGCTGGTTGGGGACTGGGGACTGGGGACTGGGGAGACGCGGGGATGCGGGGAATGACAAATGACAAATGA
- a CDS encoding HAD-IB family phosphatase — MKRIVFCDFDGTITVEETFVAILKKFAPELSAKLLPEMYAQRLTLREGVREILQSIPSSSYAEILEFTRTQATRPGFIELLDFLDFQGVPLVVVSGGLRGMVEIVLGGTQQRIHAIHAVDVDTSDTLLKVRSDYEGETELVAKVQVMAEYPADEKIAIGDSITDLNMGLEASVVFARDRLAEYLNRYQKPYIPWNDFSDIRDYLAKSWRSV, encoded by the coding sequence GTGAAGCGGATTGTTTTTTGCGACTTTGACGGTACCATCACAGTTGAGGAAACCTTTGTGGCAATTCTGAAAAAGTTTGCGCCAGAACTTTCGGCAAAATTGCTACCAGAAATGTACGCACAACGGTTAACACTCCGAGAAGGTGTCCGAGAAATTCTGCAATCAATCCCATCTTCCAGCTATGCCGAAATTTTAGAATTTACTCGAACCCAGGCGACGCGCCCAGGATTTATAGAACTGTTGGACTTTCTGGACTTTCAGGGAGTACCCCTAGTGGTGGTTTCCGGGGGACTGCGAGGGATGGTAGAAATTGTTTTGGGTGGGACGCAACAGCGAATTCATGCCATCCACGCCGTTGATGTGGATACCAGTGATACTCTGTTAAAAGTCCGCTCTGATTATGAGGGAGAAACAGAACTGGTGGCGAAGGTACAGGTAATGGCAGAGTATCCCGCTGATGAGAAAATAGCCATTGGTGACTCCATTACCGACTTAAATATGGGGCTTGAGGCATCTGTGGTATTTGCTCGCGATCGCCTAGCAGAGTATCTTAATAGATACCAGAAGCCGTATATTCCCTGGAATGATTTCTCCGATATCCGCGATTATTTAGCAAAATCATGGAGGTCAGTCTGA
- a CDS encoding 1,2-dihydroxy-3-keto-5-methylthiopentene dioxygenase — MAILKLEDDTILTDINHIAQELTALNIQLNRWTLGDNPELHRLLAEDSLNDDEKEQVLKALDVYFNKLQQTAGYQSRDLIVLHPGVPNLDELMVKFDQIHTHADDEVRYVIDGEAIFGFVRPDGSQVELTVQKEEYINVPAGTEHWFHLTPARRIKAVRYFISAEGWVPLYTNKEIRVHRAVA, encoded by the coding sequence ATGGCGATTCTCAAATTAGAAGATGATACAATCCTCACGGATATAAATCATATTGCTCAAGAACTCACAGCCTTAAACATCCAACTCAACCGTTGGACTCTAGGAGATAATCCAGAGTTACATCGTTTGCTGGCAGAAGATAGCCTCAACGACGATGAAAAAGAACAAGTACTAAAAGCACTGGATGTTTATTTTAACAAACTGCAACAAACAGCAGGCTATCAGTCACGGGATCTCATTGTTCTCCATCCAGGAGTTCCCAACCTCGATGAACTGATGGTAAAGTTTGACCAAATCCACACCCACGCCGATGATGAGGTACGCTACGTCATTGATGGAGAAGCCATTTTTGGCTTTGTGCGTCCCGATGGTAGCCAGGTAGAGTTGACAGTCCAAAAAGAAGAGTATATCAACGTACCAGCCGGAACCGAACACTGGTTTCATCTCACCCCAGCACGGCGAATTAAAGCAGTGCGCTATTTCATCAGCGCTGAAGGTTGGGTTCCTCTGTATACAAATAAAGAAATTCGGGTTCATCGGGCAGTAGCTTGA
- a CDS encoding glutathione peroxidase yields MSNAISDIVVKTINGQDKQLNDYAGKVLLIVNVASYCGYTSQYNGLEDLNQKYKEAGLRVLGFPCNDFGAQEPGSNEQIVKFCTSQYGVTFELFDKIHAKGSQQHPLYERLTKAVEPSEAVAWNFEKFLVNKQGEVVARFKSSIHPSSPELINAIESELAK; encoded by the coding sequence ATGAGTAACGCAATTTCTGATATCGTGGTCAAAACCATCAACGGCCAAGACAAACAATTAAACGACTACGCAGGAAAAGTACTTTTAATCGTGAATGTGGCTTCTTACTGCGGTTATACATCCCAATACAACGGGTTAGAAGACTTGAACCAAAAGTACAAAGAAGCTGGGTTACGTGTTTTGGGGTTCCCCTGTAACGATTTTGGGGCGCAGGAACCCGGAAGCAATGAACAGATTGTGAAATTCTGCACAAGTCAATATGGTGTTACCTTTGAATTATTCGATAAAATTCATGCCAAAGGCTCACAGCAGCATCCACTTTATGAGCGACTTACCAAAGCTGTTGAGCCATCGGAGGCTGTTGCTTGGAACTTTGAAAAATTTTTAGTGAATAAGCAAGGTGAAGTGGTAGCTCGATTTAAGAGTAGTATTCACCCATCTTCACCAGAATTAATTAACGCCATTGAGAGCGAGTTAGCAAAATAG
- a CDS encoding SDR family oxidoreductase codes for MNVAIIGCGYVGYKVAQYWHQNMNFVVSATTTSPERVPVLKSVAQKVVVTKGNDLDTLKSVLQNQDVVLLSVGAKGAEVYEETYLQTANAVVSVLRHIPSVKQLIYTGSYAVYGDRNGVWVDEETPVAPANLNAQILCKTEDILLSASSENLRVCIFRLGGIYGTGRELLKIFGRYSGATRPGTGEDITNWIHLDDIVGAIEFARHRRLEGIYNLVDDAHLTSRDLLDGLFAKHNLPKVIWDTSITSTRPYNAWVSNEKLKEAGYELIHPQMIF; via the coding sequence ATGAACGTTGCAATCATTGGTTGTGGTTATGTTGGTTATAAAGTTGCTCAATATTGGCACCAAAATATGAATTTTGTTGTCAGTGCAACCACAACTTCTCCTGAGCGTGTTCCTGTACTAAAATCAGTAGCTCAAAAAGTTGTAGTCACCAAAGGTAATGATCTAGATACTCTAAAATCAGTTTTACAAAATCAAGATGTTGTACTTTTGAGTGTTGGTGCAAAGGGTGCGGAGGTTTATGAAGAAACTTATTTGCAAACTGCCAATGCTGTAGTTTCCGTCTTGCGGCATATTCCCAGTGTGAAACAATTAATATACACAGGAAGTTATGCAGTGTATGGTGACAGAAATGGTGTCTGGGTAGACGAAGAAACACCGGTTGCACCTGCTAATTTAAATGCCCAAATTCTCTGCAAAACTGAGGATATCTTGCTATCAGCATCTAGCGAAAATCTGCGGGTTTGTATCTTCCGCTTAGGAGGGATTTATGGAACTGGCAGGGAATTGCTGAAAATATTTGGTAGATATTCTGGTGCAACCCGTCCCGGCACTGGCGAGGATATCACGAATTGGATTCACCTGGATGATATTGTTGGTGCGATCGAATTTGCCCGTCACCGTCGCTTAGAAGGCATTTATAATTTAGTGGATGACGCACATCTCACGAGTCGAGATTTGCTCGATGGCTTATTTGCAAAACATAATTTACCTAAAGTTATATGGGATACTTCCATCACGAGTACTCGTCCATATAATGCTTGGGTATCTAATGAAAAGCTCAAAGAAGCAGGATACGAGTTGATTCATCCACAGATGATTTTTTAG
- a CDS encoding alpha/beta fold hydrolase — MQPSAVANTTDFTASPSQFYTWQNYRCAYEIHQPSNTISEGIPLLLIHPIGVGLSRQFWRRFQREWYNSGQQNLIYNPDLLGCGESEMPHMAYTPSDWAEQLQYFLQTVVQKPVILVVQGGLLPVAIRLVEKQSNLIAGLVLSGPPAWAVITKKLPEWQKKIFWNLFDSPFGSGFYRYARTPKFLRSFSTRQLFASDNAVDAEWLNTLVVGAENLASRHAVFSFLAGFWRQDYSSLIASIQQPTLIVVGEIASSISQEGKKETPDERLADYLAHLPQGRGIKINGRNVLPYESTTEFVAAIAPFIKKNSEVRSQNSE; from the coding sequence ATGCAACCATCTGCTGTAGCTAACACAACCGATTTCACAGCATCTCCTAGCCAGTTTTACACTTGGCAGAATTATCGTTGTGCTTACGAAATTCATCAACCAAGTAATACAATATCTGAGGGTATTCCTTTACTGTTAATTCATCCGATTGGTGTCGGATTATCGCGGCAATTTTGGCGACGATTTCAACGCGAATGGTATAATTCTGGTCAGCAGAATTTGATTTATAATCCTGATTTATTAGGATGTGGTGAAAGTGAGATGCCGCATATGGCTTACACTCCTAGTGATTGGGCGGAACAGTTGCAATACTTTTTACAAACAGTAGTGCAAAAACCTGTGATTTTAGTTGTACAAGGTGGGTTATTGCCAGTTGCTATCAGATTAGTCGAAAAGCAATCAAATTTAATTGCTGGACTTGTACTTTCTGGGCCGCCAGCCTGGGCTGTAATTACCAAAAAATTACCAGAATGGCAGAAAAAAATTTTTTGGAATCTGTTTGATTCGCCTTTTGGTAGTGGCTTTTATCGTTATGCACGCACGCCAAAGTTTTTACGTTCTTTTTCAACTCGTCAACTATTTGCTTCTGATAATGCTGTCGATGCAGAGTGGTTAAATACATTGGTTGTAGGTGCAGAAAATCTCGCTAGTCGCCATGCAGTGTTTTCTTTTTTAGCAGGGTTTTGGCGACAGGATTATAGTAGTTTGATTGCTTCTATCCAGCAGCCAACACTAATAGTTGTGGGGGAAATAGCATCAAGTATTAGCCAAGAAGGTAAAAAAGAAACGCCAGATGAACGCTTGGCTGACTACCTGGCTCATTTGCCTCAAGGTCGAGGTATAAAAATAAATGGGCGCAATGTTTTACCATACGAATCAACTACTGAATTTGTAGCAGCGATCGCTCCATTTATCAAGAAGAATTCAGAAGTCAGGAGTCAGAACTCAGAATGA